In one Magallana gigas chromosome 7, xbMagGiga1.1, whole genome shotgun sequence genomic region, the following are encoded:
- the LOC105336652 gene encoding chloride channel CLIC-like protein 1 — protein sequence MGSMRVWIFILLLWCAVCVSMEEDVFIDPHDMVNSRRKILKEEGETPEEEKTLKINPKLPDIQPSISEDNTLLPDIEDIKKPADVKQDTPKECPNTDIGKHLLRSYVKSLLGHFELKRPSSGSQEYNMLLQLSVHDFEMLQKFVSEESKDLHTLHESAAILTDMIRSVSRSHLGTMGKISIWFEDKYGASIDAALKMVAVLLMASVFATLEMKLQMSWRQRFMKLIVLSFIVSIPMTWFELYKAEQIKQETVAMKDAPAECIKNNDSISENWLNAGFQFITSLVTLKEDKCQKYYEHVMIDPFLKVPPTKAVGVTFVRFFLSPLKDVGASLSSFIRELLIDLPLTLYPVAMAMVTVFLFLILFMTFGYSLRLPFFLSIEPSPYHAVTGGSSNQQAIEDNTKRLMEQVQTMQNALESREAQFTARMNDFELLQKTAIEYSAAINVPDAPMPTIPKEPAVSRQRTTTPISQESGDLVPLTVKPHDTKSPIPCSEAELESSTEDSERTINLPHGGQSPSRGRSSRLPLSKKNKTGEQLPTQISSAKDSSHTHVISPETVLSQETSSR from the exons ATGGGAAGTATGAGAGTCTGGATTTTTATTCTGCTGTTATGGTGTGCTGTGTGTGTTTCGATGGAGGAGGATGTCTTCATTGATCCCCATGACATGGTGAACTCTCGGAGAAAAATCTTAAAG GAAGAAGGAGAGACACCAGAGGAAGAAAAAACTCTGAAGATTAACCCAAAGTTACCAGATATACAACCATCAATCAGTGAGGACAACACATTGCTTCCTGATATTGAAGATATTAAAAAGCCAGCTGATGTAAAGCAAGACACTCCAAAAGAATGTCCAAACACTGATATAGGAAAGCATCTGCTGAGGAGTTATGTCAAATCTTTGCTTGGACATTTTGAGTTAAAG AGACCTTCCTCTGGATCTCAAGAATATAACATGCTCCTTCAACTCTCAGTTCATGATTTTGAAATGCTGCAAAAGTTTGTCTCTGAAGAAAGCAAGGATTTACACACCCTTCACGAATCAGCTGCTATCCTCACTGATATGATAAGAAGTGTATCAAGGTCACATCTTGGAACTATGGGAAAAATATCTATTTGGTTCGAGGATAAATATGGAGCAAGCATTGATGCAGCACTTAAG ATGGTTGCAGTGTTATTAATGGCCTCCGTCTTCGCTACTTTAGAAATGAAGTTACAGATGTCATGGAGACAGAGGTTTATGAAGCTGATTGTGTTATCATTCATTGTCAGCATTCCTATGACATGGTTTGAGCTATACAAG GCGGAACAGATAAAGCAGGAGACGGTAGCAATGAAGGATGCCCCCGCTGAATGCATTAAGAACAACGACTCAATCAGCGAGAACTGGCTTAATGCAGGTTTTCAGTTTATAACCTCGTTGGTCACCTTAAAGGAGGATAAGTGTCAAAAATATTATGAACATGTAATGATTGACCCATTTCTGAAGGTCCCACCAACTAAG GCAGTCGGTGTGACATTTGTTCGATTTTTCCTGTCGCCACTGAAGGATGTTGGAGCTTCATTGAGTTCCTTTATAAGAGAACTTTTAATTGACCTCCCTCTGACATTGTATCCAGTAGCAATGGCCATGGTGACCgtatttctatttttgattcTATTTATGACATTTGGTTACAGTCTCAGGCTGCCATTTTTCCTGTCCATTGAACCATCACCTTACCATGCTGTAACAGGTGGCTCCTCTAATCAGCAAGCTATTGAGGACAACACCAAGCGTTTGATGGAACag GTGCAAACAATGCAAAATGCCCTTGAATCCAGAGAAGCACAATTCACAGCTAGAATGAATGACTTTGAACTTCTTCAAAAAACAGCAATAGAATATTCAGCAGCCATCAATGTTCCTGATGCGCCCATGCCCACAATTCCAAAAGAGCCAGCAGTATCTAGacaacgtactactacacccaTCTCTCAAGAATCAGGAGATCTTGTACCCCTAACAGTAAAACCACATGATACAAAGTCTCCGATTCCATGTTCCGAAGCAGAATTGGAATCTTCCACTGAGGACTCGGAGCGTACCATTAATCTACCCCATGGTGGTCAGTCTCCATCCAGGGGTAGATCCAGCAGACTTCCTCTTAGCAAGAAGAACAAAACCGGTGAACAGTTACCAACTCAGATTAGCTCTGCAAAAGACAGTTCCCACACTCATGTTATATCACCAGAAACTGTACTTTCCCAGGAAACGAGTTCGAGATAG